The genomic window ACCAGTGCATGTTCTGCCGCACGCCGCTGAAGCACGGCCACCTGGCCACGCTGCACGTGTCGGAGCACGTCGACGCGCTGAAGAGACGGGAGGCCGAGCGCGAGGAGCGAGGCGGCGGCCGTCGGGAGGGGAGCGAGGCGCTCCGGAGCACAGGCACGCCGCCCCCAGCAGGCGGCCAGAGGCGACCCAGGACACCCCTAACCCCCGCCGCCTCGGCCGCGCGTTCCCCCTCCGGATCCAGGCGGTTACGCTCCGACGGCAGGGTCTCGAAGGGAAGTCCGGCCCCCTCGCCCGGTGCCAAGGTCAACGGACACCTgaagggccccgccccccaccagcAGCGCCCCCCCCTGCCGGTCCTAGAGGATAAACCTGCGACAACAGACCCCCCGCCCAGCGAGCCCCCCCGGCCGCCCACACAAACCGCCGGACGTCTGGAAGCGGCGTCTGCGGTCGCCGCGGAGACCTGCTGCCCGGTCGCGGGCTGCCCCTGGCGCGCCGCCCTGTCCCGGAGCTCGGTGGCGCTGCTGTACCACGCGCTGGAGGCCCACCCCcgcgaccacgcccccctgcgGCTGGCCTTCAGCGTGTTCGACGGGCAGTGCAGCGTGTGCCTGCGCGTGCTCTGGAGCTTCCAGCACTACCGGCACCACGTGGAGCGCCACCGCCTCGCCCCGCGCCACCCCTGCCTCCACCGGGGCTGCGGCGCGCGCTTCAGGACGGCCATGGAGATGAGGCGCCACTCCCGGAGGCaccgccccctgcaggccggcTGCTGCGTGCCCGGCTGCTCGCGCCTCTTCATCTGCCTCTGGGCGCTGAACCTCCACGAGCGGGAGCACTACACCACCGGCGGCGACGCCGAGGCTCGCGGGGCGGCGGACCCCGGGGCCAGGAGGACGGGGGCCAGGCCGGACCCCGCCCAGGCTACCCCCGCACGGGCCAAGGGTCGCCTGAAGGTCAGCGAGCGGGCCGCGGAGGCGGAGCCTCACTCGGAGGTCAGAGCGGGGGGTTCGGGGACGAGGAGGTCTCCAGGTTCCAGGCGGGTCCAGGGTGTTCAGGGTCCCGCCCATTGCCCAGCCGGACCCCGCAGTGCGGCCTCACACAAGCAGAGGAGAACGCCTTCGAGACCAAGAGCTGAGCCCGTTCAGCCAGCCCCGGTCGCCAGCGGCAACAGGATGAGACGGGGTCTCAGCGGCAGGCCGGTCAAACTCGACACCGACGGCCACAAAACGAAGAATCCTCCCGCGACGTCGACGGAGTCGAGTACGACAGCAGCTGTTCAGAAACCAGCTCGCAAACGGGAAGCTGGACTCATTTTGGCGGAAGAACGGCAGTCCTATCACAAATCAAGGTTAACCTCAAAGTTCCACGAAAAGTCGGCTCCTTTAGACCAGGAACAGTCGGCTCCTTTAGACCAGGAACAGTCGGCTCCTTTAGACCAGGAACAGTCGGCTCCTTTAGACCAGGAACAGTCGGCTCCTTTAGACCAGGAACAGTCGGCTCCTTTAGACCAGGAACAGTTGGCTCCTTTAGACCAGGAACAGTCTTCAACTTTTGACCAGAAAGAGTCGGCACCTTTAGACCAGGAACAGTCGGCTCCTTTAGACCAGGGACAGTCGGCTCCTTTAGACCAGGAACAGTCGGCTCCTTTAGACCAGGAACAGTCGGCTCCTTTAGACCAGGAAGAGTCGGCACCTTTAGACCAGGAAGAGTCGGCTCCTTTAGACCAGGAAGAGTCGGCTCCTTTAGACCAGGGACAGTCGGCTCCTTTAGACCAGGAACAGTCGGCTCCTTTAGACCAGGAACAGTCGGCTCCTTTAGACCAGGAACAGTCTGCACCTTTAGACCAGGAACAGTCGGCTCCTTTCGACCAGGAACAGTCTGCACCTTTAGACCAGGAACAGTCTGCACCTTTAGACCAGAAAGAGTCGGCACCTTTAGACCAGAAAGAGTCGGCTCCTTTAGACCAGGAAGAGTCGGCACCTTTAGACCAGAAAGAGTCGGCTCCTTTAGACAAGGAACAGTCGGCAACTTTAGACCAGGAACAGTCGGCACCTTTAGACCAGGAACAGTCGGCACCTTTAGACCAGGAACAGTCTGTTCTTTTAGACCAGGAACAGTCTGCTCCTTTAGACCAGGAACAGTCGGCTCCTTTAGACCAGAAAGAGTCGGCTCCTTTAGACCAGAAAGAGTCGGCTCCTTTAGACCAGAAAGAGTCGGCTCCTTTAGACCAGAAAGAGTCGGCTCCTTTTGACCAGAAAGAGTCGGCTCCTTTTGACCAGGAAGAGTCGGCTCCTTTTGACCAGGAAGAGTCGGCTCCTTTTGACCAGGAAGAGTCGGCTCCTTTTGACCAGGAAGAGTCGGCTCCTTTTGACCAGGAAGAGTCGGCTCCTTTGGCCTCTAAAAAGCAAGAACAGTCGTCTTCTTTGACCTCTACAGAACAAGAACAGTCGTCTTCTTTGACCTCTACTGAACAAGAACAGTCGGCTTCTTTGACCTCTACAGAACAAGAACAGTCAGCTTCTTTGACCTCTACAGAACAAGAACAGTTGGCTCCTTTAGACCAAGAACAGTCGGCTCTTTTGGACCAAGAACAAGAACAGTCTGCTCCTTTGGCCTCTGTGGACCAGGAACAGTCGGCTCCTTTAGACCAGGAACAGTCGGCCTCTCCAGACCAGGAACATTCAGGGCCTTTAGACCAGGAACAGTCGGCTCCTTTGGACCAGGGACAGTCGGCTCCTTTGGACCAGGGACAGTCGGCTCCTTTGGACCAGGGACAGTCGGCTCCTTTGGACCAGGGACAGTCGGCTCCTTTATACCAGGAACAGTCGGCTCCTTTAGACCAGGATCAGTCGGCTCCTTTGGACTCTCCAGACCAGGAACAGCTGCAAATACATCAAGCGTCCAAAAAACACAAACCTATTTCAGCTGCTCCAAAGAATTCCGATGTTGATTTGGTAAAGAAGGGAAGGGTTGCCCATTTAAACAGCGGTCCAAAGACCAAAGCAGCCTCTACCGGCAACGCACCTGAATCAAAGTGCAGAACTCAGACCAAAATGAAAGATCTCAAAGTCGCCAAGGCAACAAAAACTGCCTTGGTCCCCAAGGCAACAAAAACTGCCTCGGTCACCAAGGCAACAAAAACTGCCTCGGTCACCAAGGCAACGAAAGCTTCCTCCGTCACCAAGGCAAAGAGAGCTCCCTCCGTCGCCAAGGCAACAAAATCAACCGCGGTCGCCAAGGCACCGAAAGCTCCCTCCGTCGCCAAGGCAACGAAAGCTCGCTCCGTCGCCAAGGCAACAGAGGTTACAGCGGTTGCCAAGGCAACGGAGGTTGCAGCCGTCACCCAGACGTGTGACGTTCCACAGGAGGCCCCCGCCACCGGGCCCTCCCCCGCCGGCCCCCATCAGCGGGGCGCGGGCGACGGCGTCGGCTACACGGTGCTGATCAACGGAGCGGCCGCCGTGAAGCGGAGGGCCGCGgacgaggccacgcccccctcctaCCGCAAGAACTACTTCCGCGCCCCGCCCACCACCTACCTGGACGAGCGCTTCACCAACATGCCCAAGCGCCGCAAGCACATGGCCATGTTCCGCTCGGCGGCGGCCCGGAGCCCGGAGCCCCGCGCCGCCGCCACGCGATGCCCCAGCTGCTTCAGCTCCTTCCTCCGGCAGGACGAGCTGCAGGCGCACCTCCGGGACCACCGCTGCTCCGGCATGTTCGGCTTCGACTCCGACGAAGGTGAGTGTGTGGCCAGTAGACCCCCGGATACCGTCAGATAGCCTGAGATACCGTCTGCTGACGTCATGTCCCCCCCCCGCAGACGACAGCTGAGCGTCCCGGGAGTCAGCTGGAGGCCGGGACACCTGGACCACGGCGAGACCGGGGCCGGCGGACACCTGGACCACGGCGAGACCGGGGCCGGCAGACACCTGGACCACGGCGAGACCGGGGCCGGCGGACACCTGGGGGCCGGGACACCAGGACCACGGCGAGACCGGGGCCGGCACACACCTGGGGGCTGGAGGGCGGGACACCAGGACCACGGCGAGACCGGGGCCGGCGGACACCTGGACCACGGCGAGACCAAGGCCGGCGGACACCTGGGGGCTGGAGGGCGGCGGAGACATTGGgttatggggggaggggggggcgtagAGATGTAGTATTAAAGTGCCTGGCCGGACGGACGCGTCCCGGCTGCAGAAAGCTGTGAAAGAGACTGAAGCCATAACACCTCCTTCACGTTTTGCGTTTTGCACTAGGCAGTCGACTGACCTTCCTTTTGGTTATTTTCTTCCGCGTTGATACTTGAAATATTTTGTAATAATGTAAACCGACGGTGATTCTGCCGCGCTTCATCAATTATTTAAACCTTCAGGGGGAGGAGCTTGCACTAGACTCACCGTAGGCCTCAACAGTGAGTGGATCAAGTGGGGGAGACGTTCTGGTTCTACTGCAGTACCGGCGACCGCCAGCGAGAGCAGTGGTCACCACAGGGCCTCTTATCAAAGAGCCTGCATTGAACCGGTTCATCACGTCTGAGTCGAGCACCGACAAAATGCGTCCTGGGAACGGTGCCACTGCGTCCTGGGAGCGTTGCCACTGCGTCCTGGGAGCGGTGCCACTGCGTCCTGGGAGCAGTGTCACTGCGTCCTGGGAGCGGTGCCACTGCGTCCTGGGAGCGTTGTCACTGTGTCCTGGGAGCAGTGCCACTGCGTCCTGGGAGCAGTGCCACTGCGTCCTGGGAGCGGTGCCACTGCGTCCTGGGAGCGGTGTCACTGCGTCCTGGGAGCGTTGCCACTGCGTCCTGGGAGCGGTGTCACTGCGTCCTGGGAGCGTTGTCACTGCGTCCTGGGAGCGGTGTCACTGCGTCCTGGGAGCGGTGCCACTGCGTCCTGGGAGCGGTGCCACTGCGTCCTGGGAGCGGTGCCACTGCGTCCTGGGAGCGGTGCCACTGCGTCCTGGGAGCGGTGCCACTGCGTCCTGGGAGCGGTGCCACTGCGTCCTGGGAGCGGTGCCACTGCGTCCTGGGAGCGGTGTCACTGTGTCCTGGGAGCGGTGCCACTGCGTCCTGGGAGCGTTGCCACTGCGTCCTGGGAGCGTTGTCACTGCATGTTTTGCTATCCAGGATCGTCTGATCCGTTACTTTTATGCCActttttaaaggggacctatcaaATGGATCCCAAACCGAGTTGGaagttttaaaaaaacaaaagggcagGTTTGATCCAGATCAAATGTAAGATCGGTTTACATTATCTGATTTTAGTTTGGAATCCCTCTTTAGCTTTGAAAAACCCATTTCCAATCTGTGATCCGAAATCCCCCTGGATATCTTTTGAGACACTGGGCCCAGGACATCAGGACTGTCCGGACTGACCCTCTCTTACGAGGACTGTCTGTTTTGCACGTCTGTTACGAGGACTGTCTGGTTTGAAGACGCATCTTTTGAGCGTTTCTAGTGAAGCGACCGGTTTAATTTATTGGCAGGCTTTATTTTCTATCTTTTGTAAATATTTGAAGAGTTTGGcttatatataagtatatacaAGGTTGTATTGTATACGGGTTTCAGGCCTGGGATTTTATAACACTGTTGAATCACAATAAAACTAATTCAGCGTTGCTGTTGAATTTTAAACCGTAAACCTCAAAAcatttcttggtttcttttgtATTCTTTGACTTCCATCGACATTCGTATCGGTCTATCGCACTGTGCTGTTCACGTTACAGCGCTTGAGTCAGATTAATACCGTTTTACTGATCCTTTTCGGTATTGTATGTTGGCATTAAGGGGGGCAAATGTTATCgtcgttttttttgtattgtaatATTCTAGCTCTAGACGGAGTCGGCCATTAAGGGGGCCGACGCTCGGTTGGAGCAAAGAAGAATCGTAGAATCAAATATTTTGTGCCAAAGATCAACAGGCGGTACCCCTGTTTTAGTCGTATCTTAAGTAACAGAAGGGGTACCCCTGTTTTAGTCTTATCTAAAGTAGCAGAAGGGGTACCCCTGTTTTAGTCGTATCTAAAGTAACAGAAGGGGTACCCCTGTTTTAGTCGTATCTAAAGTAGCAGAAGGGGTACCCCTGTTTTAGTCGTATCTAAAGTAGCAGAAGGGGTACCCCTGTTTTAGTCGTATCTAAAGTAACAGAAGGGGTACCCCTGTTTTAGTCGTATCTAAAGTAACAGAAGGGGTACCCCTGTTTTAGTCTTATCTAAAGTAACAGAAGGGGTACCCCTGTTTTAGTCGTATCTAAAGTAACAGAAGGGGTACCCCTGTTTTTGTCGTATCTAAAGTAACAGAAGGGGTACCCCTGTTTTAGTCGTATCTAAAGTAGCAGAAGGGGTACCCCTGTTTTAGTCGTATCTAAAGTAGCAGAAGGGGTACCCCTGTTTTAGTCGTATCTAAAGTAGCAGAAGGGGTACCCCTGTTTTAGTCGTATCTAAAGTAACAGAAGGGGTACCCCTGTTTTAGTCGTATCTAAAGTAGCAGAAGGGGTACCCCTGTTTTAGTCGTATCTAAAGTAGCAGAAGGGGTACCCCTGTTTTAGTCTTATCTAAAGTAGCAGAAGGGGTACCCCTGTTTTAGTCGTATCTAAAGTAACAGAAGCAACACCACGTTGTTTAGTTGTCGTTGCATAATAAAGCCTAAGGGTGTTTAGTCTTTATCTAAAGTAACGGGGGGGTACCCCTGGGTTTAGTCTTTAACAGAGGGGTACCCCTGGGTTTAGTCTTTAACAGAGGGGTACTCCTGGGTTTAGTCTTTATAGTAACAGAGGGGTACCCCTGGGTTTAGTCTTTATAGTAACAGAGGGGTACCCCTGGGTTTAGTCTTTAACAGAGGGGTACCCCTGGGTTTAGTCTTTATAGTAACAGAGGGGTACCCCTGGGTTTAGTCTTTATAGTAACAGAGGGGTACCCCTGGGTTTAGTCTTTATAGTAACAGAGGGGTACCCCTGGGTTTAGTCTTTATAGTAACAGAGGGGTACCCCTGGGTTTAGTCTTTATAGTAACAGAGGGGTACCCCTGGGTTTAGTCTTTATAGTAAGAGGGGTACCCCTGGGTTTAGTCTTTATAGTAACAGAGGGGTACCCCTGGGTTTAGTCTTTAACAGAGGGGTACCCCTGGGTTTAGTCTTTATAGTAACAGAGGGGTACCCCTGGGTTTAGTCTGTAACAGAGGGGTACCCCTGGGTTTAGTCTTTAACAGAGGGGTACCCCTGGGTTTAGTCTGTAACAGAGGGGTACCCCTGGGTTTAGAGTAAGGGGAGCGTGGGGTAGGATGAGCCAGTGGGTGAGTTGACCCATCCCATGTATTTTGGAAACTACACATCAATTCAGGAAGCCCCCATAATTTATATCTGGCTGTGATGGCGAGAAGCACATGGTAAAGTTGCAGGTAGGTTTTTTTCACAACAAAGTAAGTTAACGTATCCGGTATAATGACTGCTATGTCAAAGCAAATTTATCCATGCGTAAAGATATGTCATACATGTTGATTTGCCACGGTATAAAACCAAGGGAGTAATTTAGCTAAAGATTAGCCTGAATTGTTCAACCAGGCATTTTCCAAAATGGTGGCAGTGGGGCAAAGTGAGCCACGCGATTTGGTGTAAGTTGAGCCAGCCGTTCAACCTGCCCAACCATGATGCACTGAAGTTAAGTTAAGTCTAAAGTATAAAGTGGTATTTCAATGTAGTGTTACGCAACTGATTTGGTTTTTCCTATTTTACACATTGTAGAAAAGCTATAATGcaaagatagagagagcagCTAGCCACTGATGGTGAAAATCCAACAGAGAAGTAACAAAATACAGAAATAGTGCCAGGTTTTATATGGTTTAAAGTCACCGTGGGCGAATAAATAAGGCTATTTGGAAAAGGACTTGAAAAAGTAAATTGTTCAATTTACCCCAAGATGGCTCAACTTACCTCAAAGACTTATGTCTTAAATGCATTGTTATCATTTTGATTGACAGGGGACATCCTGAAACAAAGGTAGATGTCTCATTTGACATCAGTCTTATTTTTGCTTGCCTAGAGGACGACATGAGTAAAAGTTGGCTCATCTTACCCCAATCTCCcctacagacatacagacacacaatattTGCGACACAAAAGTCTTAAAATACAGAGAGAAGATTATGCCGCAACGGtttcgctgctgctgcttcagTGATGGTTTTGACGGTGAATCAATCATTGCTTCATTAGAACCCACTCAGAATCTCAAATGTCTAGAAGGTTGAACTTATTGTTGTTAAATTCTTCGCTATGGGAGACGgaacacatacagtatatccaGTACTCTGTAGTAACAGTACTGTAAAAACGACTTGGTACTTACAGGTGTAGTAACAGTACTGTTACTACATCTGTAAGTACCCTGTGGTAAAAGTCTGACTGTGGTAGCAGTACTGTAGTGACAGTACTTTGTCGGTCATATTTTCAATTTAAAgttaaaatacaacaaatataTCAGATGCATAAATAAGCAGTAGTCcaacggagagggagggaacagGTTCAGTCTGGTCGCTGAACACAAAGGAAGGTGGAGACTTCTCCGTAGCTCCAGTCCAGACAGAGGAGCTCTCACACTCCCCCCATGGGATTGGTCCGTCCCACGATGTGCctgtctgtgattggtccgtcCCACGATGTGCCTGTCTGTGGTTGGCCCATCCCAGGGTGTCTTGGTCGGTGATGGGTCAGTTCCAGGGTGTGCTGGTCTGCGATTGGCCCGTCCCAGGTGTGCtggtctgtgattggtcagttccAGGCCGGCCTCATGTAGGTGGGGATGCACTGACACACCTGTGAGCTGTAGTAGAACCCTCGCGGACATCCTCGCTTGGACTTCCTGCACGGTAACCGATAGCAACTGGAAGAGAGAAGACGTTtgggtgtcagtgtgtgggattgtgtgtgtgtgtgtgtaacctgcatgtgttacctgcaggtgtgtgtgtgtgtttgtgttacctgCAGGTGAttgcgtgtgagtgtttgtaacgtgtgtgttacctacatgtgtgtgtgtgtgtgtgtaacctggGCTGGTtacctgcaggtgtgtgtgtgtgtgtttgttacctgcaggtgtgtgtgtgtgttacctgcaggtgtgtgtgtgtgttacctgcaggtgtgtgtttgtaacctgtgtgtgttacctgcaggtgtgtgtgtgtttgtgttacctgCAGGTGATTGCGTGTGAGTGTtacctgcaggtgtgtgtgtgtgtgtaacctgggtgtgttacctgcaggtgtgtttgtgtgtgtaacctgggtgtgttacctgcaggtgtgtgtgtgtgcgtgtaacctgggtgtgttacctgcaggtgtgtttgtgtgtgtgtgtgtaacctgggtgtgttacctgcaggtgtgtgtgtgtgtgtgtgtgtaacctgggtgtgttacctgcaggtgtgtttgtgtgggtgtgggtgtgttacctgcaggtgtgtgtttgtgtgtgtaacctgggtgtgttacctgcaggtgtgtgtgtgtgtgtgtgtaacctgggtgtgttacctgcaggtgtgtgtgcgtgtgtgtgtgtgtaacctggGTGTGCTAcctgcaggtgtgtttgtgtgtgtgtgtgtgtgtgtgtgtaacctgggtgtgttacctgcaggtgtgtttgtgtgtgtgtgtgtgtgtgtgttacctgcaggtgtgtgtgtgtgtttgtgttacctgcaggtgtgtgtgtgtgtgtgtgtttgtgttacctgcaggtgtgtttgtgtgtgtgtgtgtgtgtgtgtgttacctgcaggtgtgtgtgtgtgtgtgtttgtgttacctgcaggtgtgtgtgtgtgtgtgtgtttgtgttacctgcaggtgtgtttgtgtgtgtgtgttacctgcaggtgtgtgtgttgaacctCTTCCCCTGCCGCAGACAGCTCTGAGGGCTCTCCCGGCACTGGCAGAGGCAGGTGTCCGGGTTCAGGGGCTGGTCGCCAGGGCAACGGGCTGCgcagacacacccacagagCTCCGCCTCCCAGCGCTGGCCAGACGGACAGCCCcgcccctctacctgctcctcacaCTGGCactcacctggacacacacacacacacacacacacacacacacacacacacacacacacacagagacacacacacacacacacagcgccgtgaggcacacacgcacacgcaagatTAAAGGGTGAGTTCTGATCTTTATCAGCTGGTTGATCACTGACAGGGTTCTGGAGGGGGCGGTTCTGGAGGGGGCGGTTCTGGAGGGGGCGGTTCTAGAGGGGGCGGTTCTAGAGGGGGCGGTTCTAGAGGGGGCGGTTCTAGAGGGGGCGGTTCTAGGGGGCGGTTCTAGGGGGCGGTTCTAGAGGGGGCGGTTCTAGAGGGGGCGGTTCTAGGGGGTGGTTCTAGAGGGGGCGGTTCTAGAGGGGGCGGTTCTAGAGGGCGGTTATAAGGGGGCGGTTCTAGAGGGGGCGGTTCAAGTCTCCCAGACTCACAGGTGTCGTGGTCCAGCCTCCAGCCCGGCTCACAGCTGCTGTCCGTCAGGCCGTTgcgacacacgcactcacagctGGCGTCGTCCAGGGCCCGGCGGGGGCCGCACAAGGCCAGGGGCCCCGGGGCAAAGGCGCCTGGAACCACAGCAGCACAAGGTCAGCTCAGGGCCCCGCccctcacagacacaccccACTCAGACACGCCCCTCtctcagacacgccccctcccagacacgccccctcacaCAGACACGCCCCTCTTACGTACCCAGGTCTCTGACCGGGTGGCTACCGTCGTCAGGGACGCACTCGCAGCCTTCGGCATCCCAGAATAGTCCTGGAGAACAGGGAGCCTGCGGAGGGGGGcagctgtccacacacacacacacacacacacacacacacacacacacagtgaactcCCATTCCCCAGGTCACTGTGATGCTCGGTGGCGGGGGGGTTCGGGGGGCTCACAGGGGGGGCGCGTGGCGTCTGATGACGGTCCTCAGCGGACGCTTGCTCACGCATTCACAGGACGTGTGGTTGACGAAGGTCACCGTGACAACCAGACGCTCCATCAGAGGAGAGAGCTCCAGCACCTGGAGGAAGATCACCATTACTAGTACTAGTTAGAGACCGTTAGAACCCCTAACTAGTACTAGTAAGGAGTATTAACTAGTACCGGTTAGTACTCCTAACTAGTACTAGTTAGAGACCGTTAGAACCCTAACTAGTACTAGTAAGGAGTACTAACTAGTACCGGTTAGTACTCCTAACTAGTACTAGTTAGAGTCCGTTATAACCCCTAACTAGTACTAGAAAGGAGTACTAACTAGTACCGTTAGTACTCCTAACTAGTACTAGTCAGAGTCTGTTAGAATCCCTAACTAGTACTAGTAAGGAGTACTAACTAGTACCGGTAAGTATTCCTAACTAGTACTAGTTAGAGTCCGTTAGAACCCCTAGCTAGTACTAGAAAGGAGTACTAACTAGTACCGTTAGTACTCCTAACTAGTACTAGTTAGAGTCCGTTAGAATACCTAACTAGTACTAGTAAGGAGTACTAACTAGTACCAGTTAGTACTCCTAACTAGTACTTGCACTAAACTAAGCAAAAAAGTAAGGAGATTTGTGTTTGGtcgattatttctctgtggtaacaatgctttCTGGCAATCaatcttataccgttggaaagcctgaTTAGTTCCCTTTCATCtggtgccccatttgtaaggaacaggcatttgtgggatgagcagcagagctgaggATGTGGGTTGCGCCCATGAAAAATGTGCCAAATCTTCTCGGCCAATGCCAAATTTATGCTTATTCTGCCAGTGACTcgtttggtgtttggtggatTGGATGACTGAAGCTAGAAGAAACAAGACATATTGGCAAAttaacaatttattcatttcacAACACATTTCTCAACACTTTGAGGTTAAAGTGCACGTGTTTCCGACACCCGCGCTAACGGGCCTGACGGTGAAGTCGGGCCCAGACTCAACCTACATACTCGgcgctgctgctcatcccacaaatgcatgttccttacaaatggggcaccaGATGAAAGGGAACTAAACAGGCTTTCCGACGGTATAAGATTGATTGCtaaaaagcattgttaccacagagaaataatctacCAAACACAAATctccttactttttgtgctaagtTTAGTTAGAGACTGTTAGAACCCCTAACTAGTTCTAGTAAGGAGTACTAACTAGTACCAGTTAGTACTCCTAACTAGTACGAGTAAGAGACCGTTTGCAACCCTTACTAGTGCTAGTTAGAGACTGTAAGTACTCTTAACTAGTACTAGTTTctacccctaactagaacttgTAAGAGACAGTTAGTACCCCTAATTAGTACTAGTTAGTACCCCTAACTAGTACTCCATAGAGACGGTTAGTACCCCTAACTAGTAATAGTAAGAGATGGTTAGCACTCCAGGGTCATGGTCGGGGATCGGGCTCACGGTCTTGTTGACCAGgcggtgggggtcaggggttagggtcgggggtcagaggtcgggggTCAGGCTCACGGTCTTGTTGACCAggcggtgggggtcagggtcgggTCAGAGGTCGGGGATCGGGCTCACGGTCTTGTTGACCAggcggtgggggtcagggtcgggggtCAGAGGTCCGGGGATCGGGCTCACGGTCTTGTTGACCAGgcggtgggggtcaggggtcagggtcgggggtcagaggtcaggctcACGGTCTTGTTGACCAGgcggtgggggtcaggggttagggtcgggggtcagaggtcagaggtcaggctcACGGTCTTGTTGACCAGgcggtgggggtcaggggtcgggggtcagaggtcaggctcACG from Gadus macrocephalus chromosome 4, ASM3116895v1 includes these protein-coding regions:
- the LOC132456538 gene encoding vascular endothelial growth factor C-like, which produces MLKLVLLLWLVTRTLTSGPDFYDYFQSGDMGTEVGKVESVRGGGGGGGGGGSLGLDSVSNLDELLQLLHPEASRLQLCLRRRSQTPTSLLLHPAGGAQEEEQVEEALWGNPRQEALRRADGVFEVVLEELQRTVCRPREVCVEVSKEAPEPSSRQYLPRCVALHRCGGCCHHEGVACTNTSHHLVNKTVLELSPLMERLVVTVTFVNHTSCECVSKRPLRTVIRRHAPPLCPPPQAPCSPGLFWDAEGCECVPDDGSHPVRDLGAFAPGPLALCGPRRALDDASCECVCRNGLTDSSCEPGWRLDHDTCECQCEEQVEGRGCPSGQRWEAELCGCVCAARCPGDQPLNPDTCLCQCRESPQSCLRQGKRFNTHTCSCYRLPCRKSKRGCPRGFYYSSQVCQCIPTYMRPAWN